The Aggregatilinea lenta genome includes a region encoding these proteins:
- a CDS encoding ABC transporter permease translates to MMNEIAGNARGVRLRGSVLRNARSISRFLREILRSPQSALGMLIVLFFLVMAVFGPVVAPYSANDQSSAPRLSPGTEGHPFGTDYLGRDVLSRVILGASSIFRTAGIGTLIAVVLGTFLGLFIGYRGGVVDEVAGRLIDALLALPALLIALVILGVVRNLEFESGSWQDALVDNSVLLVIALVYVPIVARVVRSSTLEIKSRAFVEAAQIRGETSFYIIFREIFPSVIPALVVEASLRFSYAIFLVASLGFLGVAARPPSPDWGLMVNENRGGLFQLTPWALEYPAGAIALLVVGVNLMSDGIRRAVQRSG, encoded by the coding sequence ATGATGAATGAAATAGCCGGTAACGCGCGAGGTGTGCGCTTGCGGGGATCGGTGCTGCGGAATGCGCGCAGCATCAGCCGGTTCCTACGCGAGATCCTGCGCAGTCCCCAGTCCGCGCTCGGCATGCTGATCGTGCTGTTCTTCCTGGTGATGGCCGTGTTCGGGCCGGTTGTCGCGCCCTACTCCGCTAACGACCAGTCTTCGGCCCCGCGCCTTTCGCCCGGCACGGAAGGCCATCCCTTTGGCACGGATTACCTGGGTCGTGATGTGCTCAGCCGTGTGATCCTGGGCGCGTCGAGCATCTTCCGCACGGCGGGCATCGGCACGCTGATTGCCGTTGTGCTGGGCACCTTCCTCGGCCTGTTCATCGGGTACCGGGGCGGCGTCGTGGACGAGGTCGCGGGGCGGCTGATCGACGCGCTGCTGGCGTTGCCTGCCTTGCTGATTGCGCTGGTGATCCTGGGTGTGGTGCGCAACCTCGAATTCGAGTCGGGCAGCTGGCAGGACGCGCTGGTGGATAACAGCGTGCTGCTGGTGATCGCGCTGGTTTACGTGCCGATTGTGGCGCGCGTCGTGCGCAGCAGCACGCTCGAAATCAAGTCGCGCGCGTTCGTCGAAGCGGCGCAGATCCGGGGCGAAACGAGCTTCTACATCATCTTCCGCGAGATCTTCCCCTCGGTAATCCCCGCGCTGGTGGTCGAGGCGTCGCTGCGCTTCTCCTACGCGATCTTCCTCGTGGCGTCGCTCGGCTTTTTAGGTGTCGCCGCGCGTCCGCCCTCGCCCGACTGGGGCCTGATGGTCAACGAGAACCGGGGCGGGCTGTTCCAACTGACGCCGTGGGCGCTCGAATATCCCGCCGGGGCGATTGCGCTGCTGGTGGTGGGCGTCAACCTGATGTCCGACGGCATCCGCCGCGCCGTGCAAAGGAGCGGGTAA
- a CDS encoding ABC transporter substrate-binding protein produces MNKAHSSAQRPGGTQISRRRFLQVGAAGLAAAAFHVGGLPLTPQQAAAAAARRQAGALRVAWGGAPATLDPLYASADTEIAFLNAIYDYLIDTNGTYELVPRLASSWEMSDDGLTYTLQIVEGVKFHDGSDLTIDDILWTFDRLRSDPDSATAGLYANIDSIEAGDGNSVVFHLTQQNPDFLYTLTDNHAVILKTDAENIGTDFNGTGPFKLDEYVPDRATLSANADYWAGAPGVETLEFLYFDSVESAVNALQGGTVDVALRMDNATFLTLQSAGGFIAQSVPTSGHDLVRLRADRGPGSDERVRQAFKLATDRQAIFDRTQFGFGTVGRDSPIAPVFETYYTEDTPLPERDPEAAKALLADAGYPDGLEMTLYVPNLADRVALAQALAAQWEEAGIIITIEPQEEAVYYADNVWLEVDLAITPWGARPTPQLFLDLYLRCDAQWNEAHFCDDELEQLIETAGSTSDEAARAQAYADIQRILIERGPIIIPYFFASFGVMADTVGGVEVLPFPGRTNFNQATVQ; encoded by the coding sequence ATGAACAAAGCTCACAGCTCGGCCCAACGCCCTGGCGGCACGCAGATTTCGCGCCGTCGTTTCCTTCAGGTCGGCGCGGCAGGTTTGGCCGCTGCCGCTTTCCACGTCGGTGGACTGCCCCTCACGCCCCAGCAAGCTGCGGCGGCTGCCGCACGGCGACAGGCGGGCGCGCTGCGCGTCGCGTGGGGCGGCGCCCCGGCCACGCTCGACCCGCTGTATGCGTCCGCCGATACCGAAATTGCGTTCCTGAACGCCATCTACGATTACCTGATTGATACCAACGGCACCTATGAGCTGGTCCCCCGGTTGGCAAGTTCATGGGAGATGAGCGACGACGGTCTGACCTATACGCTCCAGATCGTGGAAGGTGTAAAGTTCCACGATGGCAGCGACCTGACCATCGACGACATCCTGTGGACGTTCGACCGTCTGCGCAGCGATCCCGACAGCGCGACGGCGGGCCTGTACGCCAACATCGACAGCATCGAGGCGGGCGATGGCAACAGCGTCGTGTTCCACCTGACGCAGCAGAACCCGGACTTCCTCTATACGCTGACCGACAATCACGCCGTCATCCTGAAGACGGACGCGGAGAACATTGGCACCGACTTCAACGGTACCGGCCCCTTTAAGCTGGACGAGTACGTGCCCGACCGCGCGACGCTGAGCGCCAACGCGGACTACTGGGCGGGTGCGCCGGGCGTCGAGACGCTGGAATTCCTGTACTTCGACAGCGTGGAGAGCGCCGTCAACGCGCTGCAGGGCGGCACCGTGGACGTGGCGCTGCGCATGGACAACGCGACCTTCCTCACCCTGCAATCGGCGGGCGGCTTCATCGCGCAGTCCGTGCCGACCAGCGGCCACGACCTCGTGCGGCTGCGCGCCGACCGTGGGCCGGGCAGCGACGAGCGTGTGCGTCAGGCGTTCAAGCTGGCAACCGACCGGCAGGCAATCTTCGACCGCACCCAGTTCGGCTTTGGCACGGTGGGCCGGGATAGCCCCATCGCGCCGGTGTTCGAGACGTACTACACCGAAGACACCCCGCTGCCGGAGCGCGATCCCGAAGCGGCCAAGGCGCTGCTGGCCGACGCGGGCTATCCTGACGGCCTGGAAATGACGCTGTACGTGCCTAACCTGGCCGACCGCGTGGCGCTGGCGCAGGCGCTCGCCGCGCAGTGGGAAGAGGCGGGCATCATCATCACCATCGAGCCGCAGGAAGAAGCGGTTTACTACGCCGACAACGTATGGCTGGAAGTCGATCTGGCGATCACGCCTTGGGGCGCGCGGCCCACGCCGCAGTTGTTCCTCGACCTATACCTGCGCTGCGACGCGCAGTGGAACGAGGCGCACTTCTGCGACGACGAGCTGGAGCAGCTCATCGAGACGGCAGGCAGCACCTCCGACGAAGCGGCGCGCGCGCAGGCATATGCTGACATCCAGCGCATCTTGATCGAGCGCGGCCCCATCATCATCCCCTACTTCTTTGCCAGCTTTGGCGTCATGGCCGACACCGTCGGCGGCGTCGAAGTGCTGCCGTTCCCTGGCCGCACCAACTTCAATCAAGCCACCGTTCAATAG
- a CDS encoding RNA polymerase sigma factor: MAPSHDDEILVLRAQQGDREAFRMLYGLYLDKVYNRVKSRVPLQYVEDVTQDVFIAVIRSLDSYEHRAQFNTWLYTIVNRQIADFYRRSHEPSGPAIDLDANDSAEVALVYDPGDTEDWPLLQVAFNGLPEHYQEIILLRFADGLSFAEIAEQRAQSLEAVKSLYRRAIQSIREKLNGTQLE, translated from the coding sequence ATGGCCCCTTCCCATGACGATGAGATCCTGGTTCTGCGCGCACAGCAGGGGGATCGGGAAGCTTTTCGCATGCTCTATGGGCTGTATCTCGACAAGGTTTACAACCGGGTGAAGAGCCGGGTGCCGCTTCAATATGTCGAAGATGTCACTCAGGACGTGTTTATCGCCGTGATCCGGTCGCTGGACAGCTACGAGCACCGGGCGCAGTTCAACACCTGGCTGTACACCATCGTTAATCGCCAGATTGCCGATTTTTACCGCCGAAGCCACGAGCCTTCTGGCCCCGCGATCGACCTGGATGCGAACGACTCAGCCGAAGTGGCGCTGGTCTACGATCCGGGTGATACCGAAGATTGGCCGCTCTTGCAGGTGGCATTCAATGGCCTGCCGGAGCACTACCAGGAAATTATTCTCCTGCGATTTGCGGATGGGTTGTCGTTTGCGGAAATTGCCGAACAGCGTGCGCAGTCTCTCGAGGCCGTGAAGTCACTCTACCGGCGGGCAATACAGAGCATACGTGAGAAGCTCAATGGAACCCAACTTGAATAA
- a CDS encoding PD40 domain-containing protein produces MRIRTPKKPVFLVAGMTFVVLVAAALALGGSNLLGTAQTDPGVQRVAHEDPEDQCWDEGHPGIQYEVPEGEVQDSQRNCYVPGSDVCPNIDGVQTSVPEGMRLNGDMNCILYYDVCLNIDGEQTSPPAGYSGPDGSGNCYPPSTDVCPNIDGDQSAPPDGMIIDGSGNCVTPPPNTDVCPNIDGDQSAPPDGMIIDGSGNCVTPPPPTDVCANIDGNQATVPDGMVQDGNGNCITPPPPTDVCPNIDGNQATVPDGMYLDGSGNCVTPPPNTDVCPNLDGTQETVPPGMVIDGSGNCVTPPPTIDVCPNLDGVQETVPPGMIQDANDNCIPEDVCLNIDGVQEAVPPGMMQDVNGNCVELDLCPNIDGNQTTIPVGMVLDGNGNCVIVDLCPNLDGVQSTVPVGMAIDDQGNCSPDVCYNLPGAQATVPEGYVADANNNCLLDLCPNLDGIQETLPANMVVDIATGNCVTDFCLNLAGYQDAIPDGMVLDPQGNCVMDLCPNIDGDQTELPAGMLFDANGNCVLDICLNIDGLQTEVPEGMAQDANGDCLPVDLCPNIDGTQDVVPDGMLIDDNGDCVPGDDVCKNLDGVQATVPDGYMIDEKGRCVIDMCPNLDGLQTKVPDHKVLDENGNCVYIDLCPNLDGNQEKVPDGKVVDANGNCVYIDLCPNLDGNQMKVPDGKVVDANGNCVYIDLCPNLDGNQSKVPDGKMIDANGNCVFIDVCPNIDGLQTSAPEGMYFDGSGNCVPNDLCPNIDGNQGAVPDGMALDANGDCVPVDVCPNIDGDQGVLPAGMALDANGDCVPVDICPNIDGDQAAVPAGMVLDANGDCVPEVVQNPEGTEEPAEDCAVNTVSTDNAGFPVLNLDATNCVDTVELPRTEAWEAVSVGEAQCVDWFVYHTDQTGDWEVFRYGELPGDPDAEVNLTQGVGEDVYDIAPSRSPDKGWITFSSNRDGNWEVYVGTADGTEQRRVTYNTVAPDIDPVWSPVGNSVAFESARDGNWDIYILDVVSGDVTQVTDSDANDINPFWSPDGTKLAFQSDRDGLWQIYELDLNTLEVTLLSDGQGNDYDPAYSFDGSQVVFHTNRNNTSEIYLMNSDGSDPAPISDPQGNAALPVWSPDDALIAYQSDLNGTTNLYVYDVATGTTRQVTDTSVSSYAATWFCDAPVLIFTSDTTGDSNLFELNALPLEDGPVTDLVANATQLTDDPASDRYPENSPSEENASREGQLPAARQR; encoded by the coding sequence ATGCGGATTCGAACACCTAAAAAACCAGTCTTTCTGGTCGCAGGGATGACCTTTGTCGTACTCGTGGCTGCCGCGCTTGCATTAGGCGGCTCGAACCTGTTGGGTACGGCGCAGACGGATCCCGGTGTGCAGCGTGTTGCGCACGAGGATCCGGAGGACCAATGCTGGGACGAGGGCCATCCGGGCATCCAGTACGAGGTTCCGGAAGGCGAAGTGCAGGACTCCCAGCGTAACTGTTACGTCCCTGGTTCGGACGTCTGTCCGAACATCGACGGCGTGCAGACTTCGGTCCCTGAGGGGATGCGTCTCAACGGTGATATGAACTGTATCCTCTACTATGACGTGTGCCTGAACATCGACGGCGAACAGACGTCACCGCCTGCGGGTTACAGCGGGCCAGATGGCAGCGGCAACTGTTATCCGCCCTCGACCGACGTGTGCCCGAACATCGACGGTGACCAGTCCGCGCCGCCGGACGGCATGATCATCGACGGCAGCGGCAACTGTGTGACCCCACCGCCGAACACCGACGTGTGCCCGAACATCGACGGTGACCAGTCCGCGCCGCCGGACGGCATGATCATCGACGGCAGTGGCAACTGTGTGACCCCGCCGCCGCCCACGGACGTGTGCGCGAATATCGACGGCAATCAGGCCACCGTGCCGGATGGCATGGTCCAGGATGGGAACGGCAACTGCATCACCCCGCCGCCGCCCACCGATGTTTGCCCGAATATTGACGGCAATCAGGCCACCGTACCAGACGGCATGTACCTCGACGGCAGCGGCAACTGCGTGACGCCGCCGCCTAACACCGACGTGTGCCCCAACCTCGATGGCACTCAGGAAACCGTGCCGCCGGGTATGGTCATCGATGGCAGCGGCAACTGTGTGACGCCGCCGCCGACTATCGACGTGTGCCCCAATCTTGATGGTGTCCAGGAAACTGTGCCTCCGGGCATGATCCAGGACGCGAACGATAACTGCATTCCCGAAGACGTCTGTCTGAACATCGACGGCGTTCAGGAAGCGGTTCCGCCGGGCATGATGCAGGACGTCAACGGCAACTGTGTCGAACTCGACCTGTGCCCGAACATCGACGGCAACCAGACCACGATCCCGGTGGGTATGGTCCTCGACGGAAACGGCAACTGCGTCATCGTTGACCTGTGCCCGAACCTCGACGGTGTGCAGTCGACCGTGCCAGTTGGCATGGCGATCGACGATCAGGGCAACTGCTCGCCTGACGTGTGCTACAACCTGCCGGGCGCGCAGGCGACTGTTCCCGAAGGTTACGTCGCGGACGCCAACAACAACTGTCTGCTGGACCTGTGCCCGAACCTCGATGGCATCCAGGAAACGCTGCCCGCGAACATGGTGGTCGATATCGCCACGGGCAACTGCGTGACGGACTTCTGCCTCAATTTGGCGGGCTACCAGGACGCCATTCCCGACGGCATGGTGCTCGACCCGCAGGGTAACTGCGTGATGGACCTGTGCCCGAACATCGACGGCGACCAGACCGAACTGCCTGCAGGTATGCTCTTCGACGCGAACGGTAACTGCGTCCTCGACATCTGCCTGAACATCGATGGCCTGCAGACGGAAGTGCCGGAAGGTATGGCTCAGGATGCAAACGGTGACTGCCTGCCGGTGGACCTGTGCCCGAACATTGATGGCACCCAGGATGTAGTGCCCGACGGCATGCTGATCGACGACAACGGCGACTGCGTGCCGGGCGATGACGTCTGCAAGAACCTGGACGGCGTTCAGGCGACCGTGCCGGATGGCTACATGATCGATGAGAAGGGCCGCTGCGTCATCGACATGTGCCCGAACCTGGACGGCCTGCAGACGAAGGTCCCGGATCACAAGGTCCTGGATGAAAACGGGAACTGCGTCTACATCGACCTGTGCCCGAACCTGGACGGCAACCAGGAGAAGGTGCCGGACGGTAAAGTGGTCGACGCGAACGGCAACTGCGTCTACATCGACCTGTGCCCGAACCTGGACGGCAACCAGATGAAGGTGCCGGACGGCAAAGTGGTTGACGCGAACGGCAACTGCGTCTACATCGATCTGTGCCCGAATCTGGACGGTAACCAGTCGAAGGTGCCGGATGGCAAGATGATCGACGCGAACGGCAACTGCGTGTTCATCGACGTCTGCCCGAACATCGACGGCCTCCAGACGTCTGCGCCGGAGGGTATGTACTTCGACGGCAGCGGCAACTGCGTACCGAATGACCTGTGCCCGAACATCGACGGCAATCAGGGCGCGGTGCCGGATGGTATGGCACTCGATGCAAACGGTGACTGCGTCCCGGTGGACGTCTGCCCGAATATCGATGGCGATCAGGGCGTGTTGCCGGCTGGTATGGCACTCGACGCGAACGGTGACTGCGTCCCGGTGGACATCTGCCCGAACATCGACGGCGATCAGGCTGCTGTACCGGCTGGTATGGTGCTCGACGCTAACGGTGACTGTGTGCCCGAAGTCGTTCAGAACCCTGAGGGGACTGAAGAACCGGCTGAAGACTGCGCCGTGAACACGGTGTCTACCGACAACGCGGGCTTCCCGGTGCTGAACCTGGATGCGACCAACTGCGTGGACACCGTCGAGCTGCCGCGTACCGAAGCCTGGGAAGCGGTTAGCGTGGGCGAAGCCCAGTGCGTGGACTGGTTTGTGTACCACACCGATCAGACCGGCGACTGGGAAGTCTTCCGCTATGGCGAGCTGCCCGGTGACCCCGACGCAGAAGTGAACCTGACTCAGGGCGTTGGCGAAGATGTCTACGACATCGCGCCCAGCCGCTCCCCCGACAAGGGCTGGATCACGTTCTCCAGTAACCGAGACGGCAACTGGGAAGTCTACGTCGGCACGGCGGACGGTACCGAGCAGCGGCGTGTGACCTACAACACGGTTGCGCCCGACATCGACCCGGTATGGTCGCCGGTGGGCAACAGCGTCGCCTTCGAGTCGGCCCGTGATGGCAACTGGGATATCTACATCCTGGATGTGGTGTCCGGCGACGTGACGCAGGTCACCGACTCTGACGCGAACGACATCAATCCCTTCTGGTCGCCTGACGGCACCAAGCTGGCTTTCCAGAGCGACCGTGACGGCCTGTGGCAGATCTACGAGCTGGATCTGAACACGCTGGAAGTCACCCTGCTGAGCGACGGTCAGGGCAACGACTACGATCCCGCGTACTCGTTCGACGGGTCGCAGGTGGTGTTCCACACCAACCGCAACAACACGAGCGAAATCTACCTGATGAACTCGGACGGCTCCGACCCGGCGCCGATCTCCGACCCGCAGGGGAACGCTGCGCTGCCGGTGTGGTCGCCGGATGACGCTCTGATCGCGTACCAGTCGGACCTGAACGGCACCACGAACCTCTACGTGTACGATGTTGCCACAGGCACGACGCGGCAGGTGACGGACACGAGTGTGTCCAGCTACGCGGCGACGTGGTTCTGCGACGCGCCGGTCCTGATCTTCACGTCTGACACGACGGGCGACTCGAACTTGTTCGAGCTGAACGCGCTGCCGCTGGAGGACGGACCGGTGACGGATCTGGTGGCGAACGCTACCCAGCTCACCGACGACCCGGCTAGCGACCGCTACCCGGAGAACTCGCCTTCTGAGGAAAACGCGAGCCGCGAGGGCCAGCTGCCCGCCGCGCGCCAGCGCTAA
- a CDS encoding RNA polymerase sigma factor, producing MNDSQTIARLKRGDITALDALIERYQVRALRTAFLITQDAALAEDVVQDAFVNVYRSIHTFRSDRPFAPWFMRTVVNGALRATRRMQVQISLETLADDDPDDDAVLADPAPGPDHLLETAETQDAIWAALSALAPERRAVIVLRFYLDLSEREMAEHLNIPVGTVKSRLHSAKRHLHALLTGS from the coding sequence TTGAACGACTCGCAAACAATCGCGCGGTTGAAGCGCGGCGACATCACCGCTCTGGACGCCCTCATCGAACGCTATCAGGTGCGCGCACTCCGCACGGCCTTTCTCATCACGCAGGACGCTGCGCTGGCGGAAGATGTCGTGCAGGATGCCTTCGTCAACGTGTATCGCTCGATCCACACGTTCCGGTCCGACCGTCCCTTCGCGCCGTGGTTCATGCGAACGGTGGTCAACGGCGCACTGCGCGCCACCCGCCGCATGCAGGTGCAGATCTCGCTGGAAACCCTGGCCGACGACGATCCCGACGACGACGCAGTCCTGGCCGATCCGGCACCTGGGCCTGACCACCTGCTGGAAACGGCGGAAACGCAGGACGCGATCTGGGCGGCGCTGAGCGCGCTGGCGCCGGAGCGCCGCGCGGTGATCGTGCTTCGGTTTTACCTGGACCTCAGCGAAAGGGAAATGGCCGAACACCTGAACATCCCGGTCGGAACCGTAAAATCGCGCCTGCACAGCGCCAAGCGGCATCTGCACGCGCTGCTCACCGGCAGTTGA
- a CDS encoding rhomboid family intramembrane serine protease: MCLVFTFLFSLLFYLFLNTLTYPMPVNDAGSIRYRTVPWMTLSLIAVNTLIFFAWIAPDLYSDASLYEDAVRSYTTKIWEFGYRETVVRQPTGIGALATFTSIFMHADLWHLFSNMVYLWAFGRRIEDACGHWRFLAFYLFAGMVANAGGVLLNPSSDDLPGIGASGAIAGVMGAYLLLFPGARIVTLWGIGAFLRLPVAFIRRLGGEPVRVFSPLISLPAWLVLIAFAVQNAAPSLETIMRGSDSGGVNYLAHLTGFLAALGIFLFVRKDLLMRYLTGRSL; encoded by the coding sequence ATGTGCCTGGTCTTCACCTTCCTGTTCTCCCTGCTGTTCTACCTGTTCCTGAACACGCTGACCTACCCCATGCCGGTCAACGACGCGGGGTCGATCCGCTACCGCACCGTGCCCTGGATGACGCTGAGCCTGATCGCGGTCAACACGCTGATCTTCTTCGCGTGGATCGCGCCCGACCTGTACAGCGACGCATCCCTCTATGAAGATGCTGTGCGCAGCTACACGACCAAGATCTGGGAATTCGGCTACCGCGAGACGGTCGTCCGTCAGCCAACAGGCATCGGCGCGCTGGCGACGTTCACCAGCATCTTCATGCACGCGGATCTGTGGCACCTGTTCAGCAATATGGTCTATCTGTGGGCATTTGGCCGCCGCATCGAGGACGCCTGCGGGCACTGGCGCTTCCTGGCCTTTTACCTGTTCGCAGGCATGGTCGCCAATGCGGGCGGCGTGCTGCTCAACCCCTCCTCGGACGACCTGCCTGGCATCGGGGCCAGCGGCGCAATCGCCGGGGTGATGGGCGCGTACCTGCTGCTGTTCCCCGGCGCGCGGATCGTGACGCTGTGGGGCATCGGCGCGTTCCTGCGGCTGCCGGTTGCGTTCATCCGACGGCTGGGTGGCGAGCCGGTGCGCGTGTTCAGTCCGCTGATCTCGCTGCCCGCATGGCTGGTGTTGATCGCGTTCGCAGTGCAGAACGCCGCGCCCTCGCTGGAGACGATCATGCGCGGCAGCGACTCCGGCGGCGTGAATTACCTCGCCCACCTGACCGGCTTTCTGGCTGCGCTGGGCATCTTCCTCTTCGTGCGCAAAGACCTGCTGATGCGCTACCTCACCGGGCGCTCGCTGTAG
- a CDS encoding tetratricopeptide repeat protein — translation MTDAQTLLREGIAAIRDRQDRVAGRDLLARALKLDPRSDAAWLWLTHTTDDPQQQRVYVERALAINPGNPPARDLRDRLDALALEPSTSGVIRPLKAEPQALTETQNTRILALLDEAEVLQANGAVEDALARWEDVLAIQPDNAIAIRGAVGHLWRLGYPDDAKELIGRALLNGTSTPSIYLTALDIAERDADDESATRLRARVAALPTMEEDALLTLADRYAQNARPDRAAQFLEQALAVHPDRQALMVRLGDLLCELGRIPEARRWYEGALRVSPHSKAGRDADERLLAFGPSLDERERRSMWLAVREAAGLTFVYLMLAWQDSSLSLLSMDAAHWAGVLVALAGSYLLVTATSSPQQQPLAAWLDGSHARTLATGRLQSLGPTAYAAEPALPTIPPAIRAGLGIAGTLLLLIALALVLGQSIDLLQHYSPPPLPVF, via the coding sequence GTGACGGACGCGCAAACATTGCTCCGCGAAGGTATCGCCGCCATCCGCGACCGGCAGGATCGGGTCGCGGGACGCGATCTGCTAGCCCGCGCGCTGAAGCTCGATCCGCGCAGCGACGCGGCGTGGCTGTGGCTGACGCACACCACCGACGATCCGCAGCAGCAGCGCGTGTACGTCGAGCGGGCGCTGGCGATCAACCCCGGCAATCCTCCCGCGCGGGATCTGCGCGACCGCCTCGACGCGCTGGCCCTCGAACCGTCCACCTCCGGTGTGATCCGCCCACTCAAGGCCGAACCGCAAGCGCTCACTGAAACGCAGAATACGCGCATCCTGGCGCTGCTTGACGAGGCCGAGGTGCTGCAAGCCAATGGCGCGGTCGAGGATGCCCTCGCGCGTTGGGAGGACGTGCTGGCGATCCAACCGGATAACGCGATCGCCATCCGGGGAGCGGTCGGCCACCTGTGGCGGCTCGGTTATCCCGACGACGCGAAAGAACTCATTGGGCGGGCGCTGCTCAACGGCACGAGCACACCATCTATATACCTGACCGCGCTCGACATCGCCGAGCGTGACGCGGACGACGAGAGCGCGACGCGGCTGCGGGCGCGGGTCGCGGCGCTGCCCACGATGGAAGAGGACGCGCTGCTGACTCTGGCGGATCGCTACGCCCAGAACGCGCGGCCCGACCGCGCGGCGCAGTTCCTCGAACAGGCACTAGCCGTCCACCCTGACCGGCAGGCGCTCATGGTCCGGCTGGGCGACCTGCTCTGCGAGCTAGGGCGCATCCCAGAGGCGCGGCGCTGGTACGAGGGCGCACTGCGCGTGTCACCGCACAGCAAGGCGGGCCGTGACGCGGACGAGCGGCTGCTGGCGTTTGGCCCCTCCCTGGACGAGCGCGAGCGCCGCAGCATGTGGCTGGCCGTGCGCGAGGCGGCAGGCCTCACGTTTGTGTACCTGATGCTGGCCTGGCAGGACAGCAGCCTGAGCTTGCTCAGCATGGACGCGGCACATTGGGCGGGCGTGCTGGTCGCGCTGGCGGGGAGCTACCTGCTGGTCACCGCTACCTCGTCCCCACAGCAGCAGCCACTCGCGGCGTGGCTGGATGGCAGCCATGCCCGCACGCTGGCCACGGGACGCCTGCAATCGCTAGGGCCTACGGCATATGCGGCTGAACCCGCCCTGCCGACGATCCCCCCTGCGATCCGCGCGGGCCTGGGCATCGCCGGAACGCTGCTGCTGCTGATCGCGCTGGCGCTGGTGCTCGGCCAGTCGATCGACCTGCTCCAGCACTATTCGCCGCCGCCGCTGCCGGTGTTCTAG
- the hypE gene encoding hydrogenase expression/formation protein HypE — protein MADSPNFEGFVCPLPLRDYPQIVLGHGSGGRLSAELIQHLFVPLFDNPTLSGLNDQAVLTINGARLAFTTDSFVVQPLFFPGGNIGSLAVHGTVNDLAMSGAQPLFLSAGYILEEGLAMDDLGRIATSMAAACRDAGVQLVTGDTKVVNKGNGDGVFINTAGIGLVPDGVNIAANRAQPGDVVIVSGTVGDHGMAIMSVREGLSFETELVSDSAPLHTLVAAMLAAAPDIHCLRDATRGGVAAVLNELADQSQAGFELDETAIPVRPAVMAACEMLGMDPLYVANEGKLVAVVPAADTDAVLAAMRAHPLGAEAAIIGQVVEAHPGMVLARTAIGGRRVVDMPLGEILPRIC, from the coding sequence ATGGCCGATTCCCCCAACTTTGAAGGCTTCGTGTGCCCGCTGCCGCTACGGGACTATCCACAAATCGTGCTGGGACACGGCAGCGGTGGGCGGCTGTCCGCCGAACTGATCCAGCACCTGTTCGTGCCGCTGTTCGACAACCCGACTCTGTCCGGCCTCAACGATCAGGCCGTGCTGACCATCAACGGCGCGCGGCTGGCGTTCACCACGGATTCGTTCGTGGTGCAGCCGCTGTTTTTCCCCGGCGGCAACATCGGCTCGCTGGCGGTGCACGGCACGGTCAACGACCTGGCGATGAGCGGCGCGCAGCCGCTGTTCCTGTCGGCGGGGTACATTCTCGAAGAAGGGCTGGCGATGGACGACCTGGGTCGCATCGCCACATCGATGGCGGCGGCCTGCCGTGACGCGGGCGTACAGCTCGTCACCGGCGATACGAAGGTGGTCAACAAGGGCAACGGCGACGGCGTCTTCATTAACACGGCGGGCATCGGCCTCGTGCCGGACGGCGTGAACATCGCCGCCAACCGGGCACAGCCGGGCGACGTGGTGATCGTCAGCGGCACAGTGGGCGATCACGGCATGGCGATCATGTCCGTGCGCGAGGGACTGTCCTTCGAGACGGAGCTGGTCAGCGACAGCGCCCCGCTGCATACGCTGGTCGCCGCGATGCTGGCCGCCGCGCCGGACATTCACTGCCTGCGCGACGCGACGCGCGGGGGGGTAGCGGCGGTGCTCAACGAGTTGGCGGACCAGTCACAGGCCGGGTTCGAGCTGGATGAAACCGCGATACCCGTGCGTCCGGCGGTGATGGCCGCCTGCGAAATGCTTGGCATGGACCCGCTGTACGTCGCCAACGAAGGCAAGTTGGTCGCCGTCGTGCCTGCGGCGGACACGGACGCCGTGCTGGCCGCAATGCGCGCGCATCCGCTCGGCGCGGAGGCGGCAATCATCGGGCAGGTGGTCGAGGCGCACCCCGGCATGGTCCTGGCGCGCACGGCCATCGGCGGGCGGCGCGTGGTCGATATGCCGCTTGGCGAGATCCTGCCGCGCATCTGCTAA